In one Bombyx mori chromosome 4, ASM3026992v2 genomic region, the following are encoded:
- the LOC101735657 gene encoding retinol-binding protein pinta isoform X1 codes for MEIRPLSDALRKRAREEINENPETLVSNFNELREWLNEHPQLKSEIISDQWLVAFLRGSKHNLEKCKSKIERYYNLSTAAPELYANRDPLDPQIQELLKLGLFLPLKKCASEDSPRIVLVRMGELNKVHGRLSDLCKIGFMIAEILLLEDDNFTISGEELVSDLKDTGFGLIRQWTPAYARKLFMCFENALTIRMTRINVLNAPIGMRTAVAIFKLFLKEKLKKRIYIYNEDYEEMFKYIPKSLLPKEYGGTEGTLQDLTDHWKNKVESYRSWYLRENLKD; via the exons atggaGATACGTCCTTTGTCAGATGCTCTTCGTAAGAGAGCGAGAGAAGAGATTAATGAGAATCCAGAAACACTAGTTTCGAATTTCAATGAACTGAGAGAGTGGCTAAACGAACACCCCCAACTAAAATCAGAAATAATCT CTGACCAATGGTTGGTCGCTTTCCTTCGCGGTAGTAAGCATAATTTGGAAAAATGCAAATCAAAAATAGAACGGTACTACAATTTGAGCACTGCTGCACCAGAACTTTATGCAAACAGAGATCCTTTGGATCCGCAAATACAGGAATTGTTAAAATTAGG TTTGTTTCTGCCGCTGAAGAAATGCGCAAGTGAAGATTCACCTCGAATAGTGTTAGTGCGAATGGGTGAGCTAAATAAAGTGCACGGAAGGTTGTCTGATCTTTGTAAAATCGGATTTATGATAGCTGAGATACTGTTACTCGAAGATGATAATTTTACTATAAGTGGCGAg GAACTTGTCTCCGACCTAAAGGATACGGGCTTCGGTTTGATAAGACAATGGACACCCGCATACGCCAGAAAGCTATTTATGTGTTTTGAAAATGCGCTAACTATCCGTATGACCAGAATTAACGTGCTAAACGCTCCTATTGGAATGAGAACAGCAGTCgcaattttcaaattatttttaaaggaaAAATTGAAGAAAAGG atatacatatacaaCGAGGACTATGAAGAGATGTTTAAATACATACCGAAATCATTGCTGCCTAAAGAATACGGAGGCACTGAAGGTACCTTACAAGATTTGACAG ATCATTGGAAGAACAAAGTGGAAAGTTACCGGTCTTGGTATTTGCGAGAGAATCTAAAAGATTGA
- the LOC101735657 gene encoding retinol-binding protein pinta isoform X2, with translation MEIRPLSDALRKRAREEINENPETLVSNFNELREWLNEHPQLKSEIISDQWLVAFLRGSKHNLEKCKSKIERYYNLSTAAPELYANRDPLDPQIQELLKLGLFLPLKKCASEDSPRIVLVRMGELNKVHGRLSDLCKIGFMIAEILLLEDDNFTISGEELVSDLKDTGFGLIRQWTPAYARKLFMCFENALTIRMTRINVLNAPIGMRTAVAIFKLFLKEKLKKRIIGRTKWKVTGLGICERI, from the exons atggaGATACGTCCTTTGTCAGATGCTCTTCGTAAGAGAGCGAGAGAAGAGATTAATGAGAATCCAGAAACACTAGTTTCGAATTTCAATGAACTGAGAGAGTGGCTAAACGAACACCCCCAACTAAAATCAGAAATAATCT CTGACCAATGGTTGGTCGCTTTCCTTCGCGGTAGTAAGCATAATTTGGAAAAATGCAAATCAAAAATAGAACGGTACTACAATTTGAGCACTGCTGCACCAGAACTTTATGCAAACAGAGATCCTTTGGATCCGCAAATACAGGAATTGTTAAAATTAGG TTTGTTTCTGCCGCTGAAGAAATGCGCAAGTGAAGATTCACCTCGAATAGTGTTAGTGCGAATGGGTGAGCTAAATAAAGTGCACGGAAGGTTGTCTGATCTTTGTAAAATCGGATTTATGATAGCTGAGATACTGTTACTCGAAGATGATAATTTTACTATAAGTGGCGAg GAACTTGTCTCCGACCTAAAGGATACGGGCTTCGGTTTGATAAGACAATGGACACCCGCATACGCCAGAAAGCTATTTATGTGTTTTGAAAATGCGCTAACTATCCGTATGACCAGAATTAACGTGCTAAACGCTCCTATTGGAATGAGAACAGCAGTCgcaattttcaaattatttttaaaggaaAAATTGAAGAAAAGG ATCATTGGAAGAACAAAGTGGAAAGTTACCGGTCTTGGTATTTGCGAGAGAATCTAA